ATCGTTATCACTACTAGAACCAGATGAACTTTGCCATGGATTGGCTTCATTAAATTTTGCAagcattttcttcttttttcgcttttttcgttttcttttagattttatatctttatcgatttctttcattataacTTCTTCTTCACTTTCGTTCTGTAAAGtacatataatttacaataatgatacaaaaataattagataagCGCTTTTTCGcgctatttatatttatttaattattaaatatatatactttttgttttcttctttttttcttatctgtagtgtccttcttctcttttacttcagttaatgcttcttcttctattctccTCCTATCTGCTGCCTCTTTAATCTTTAATTGGGCAATTCTTCTTGATTGCCTAACAGGTGTTTCAGTTTGTAGTACACCTTCTTGTTGTTCAGGTGCAATATCCCTTCCTATTTCTAAACCCAAAACCATTTTTCCtgtaaataaaagatgatgctataaatatttatttttatttaattaattaatttaattacccttatatctaaattttttatttttttttttattcgtcatataaatatcattcttatatttaatattacttatctcgttaaaagaaaaaagaaggaaagaaaataaattagcaATAAAAGTTGCAAGGGTCGTTGaacttacttttctttctctttttttgagaCGAAGATGGTGTTGTCTCCAATGAAGAAACATTGATAGGCGTACCCTCAAGTTGCACGTTAGGAGATTCTTCCGACGTTTGATTTACATTGACTCCTCCTGAATGCTTCGGACGCGAACGTCCACCGCCTCTGCAACGTCGTCTCCTGCCTTTTGGGCGTCCCCTATTTTTACGTCCCATTGGAATAGAACGCGTAATTGTAAGATCATCGCTACCATCTTTATTATCCTCTGCTATTTTACATTTCACAGCCTCATCCTCCGAGCTTATAGTTACAATACGACTCTCTTCGACCGACTTGCGCAATTGTTTATCTGGTATACGTTTTGCacgtaattttattcttttaccccccatcatttcttcttcttcttcttgtttttctcctAAATCTTCGGAATTCGAATCTTGTGCGCTATTACGTCGTTTTCGTGAAACTTTCGTAGTTTCTGAACCATCCAACTTCCAACCTTCGTATACGAGTTCAGAAACTGATTTAACGCGAATACCTATTTTTGCATTAGTACCATCTTCACcaatgtttatatttaaaccTTTCAATGTATCATCTTCGGTACATGCTAGTGGATCAGGCTCTTCTGATGGTGCATCAAACACATTTTCATGATCAGCTCCTATAGAATCATCTGACGATACTGTAACTGCTTTGACTTCAACATTTTGAATTTCTGAAagatcctttttattcttcaaatCTAAATTATCTTTTGGTAAAACGTCGTTTTTAAAATTGTCTCCAACATCAATATTACTCATAACTGCATTGTACGTATCTGTAATAGGTGGTATTGTTAAGGAATCATTTACTTTGTTAAGTATGTTGCCTTCAAGtttcaattctttcttttcaattacAGTTTCCATCTTCGTTTCCGATTGTGAATTATACTTTACGTCAGTGGATAAAGTTTCTACAAAAGGTTTTATATAAGGCGGTTTAGATTTTAATGGTGGTACATCTTCAACCTGTGAGGTATCACTCGCTCTTTTATTACCTTCTTTCttaaaatcatttcttataattcctaatacttcttcttttttttcagatatttGCTCCTGTTCAGCACAGGCTGCCATAGTGTTCTGTATATTGATTACagatttgttataaatattatccttatttgtattggaaatattaataaaatcagtCTGTTTACTTTTATCATCGCTTATATCATAGGAGACAGTTGGCTTATTAGCAATGGAATTtgtatgatttatattatcagAAAGATTACTGTCTTTTAACTCTGCTAATGAATGAGTTTCATAACTTTGTGATGCTTGTTGTATATCATTGTCTAATTTAATTGTAGAAGTATTTGATACAGACTGATTAATTGTTTCAACTGCAGTAGTTTCATTTACAGTATTATCAATGTAGTTATTCCCTTTTGTTTCAAACTTATTTTgctcattttcattttccagaTAATCTGCTTTTAATCCCTGATATTGTTGCGATTTTGGTAATACTTCTGCAACCTGCAATGtcatttctttacttttagcAATGTTATCtttatcgtttatcttttctacAACTTGTTGATCCATAACACTTACGGAATGatctaatatatttgtttgatcATCCATGTCACCCGATCCACTATTTTTTTGAACTTGTATTAAATTAGCAGTATTTTCTGTATTGtctgtatttttattactatctaACTTTTCAAGCACAGAGTTATCTATGTCTTGCACTGACTGAGTAGAAGccttattttcattttgtaattttgttattGTGGTCTCATCTAAAATGCTTTTATTGTTCTGAGTATTGTTCACATATTCTTTGACAATTTGATTAGAAGTAATTTGAAACTCTGCTTGagttttttcatttacaaatGTTTGTGAGTGAGAATGATCTGATGATGCCGACAGTATTGTTGATGTAGTATTATTTAGTTTGCTAGAACTATCAAGAGGAGATGCATTATGTAATTCTATATCCTCCCTGTATTCGTCTTTGCTAGATGCATCGCttgtttgttcatttttacttGTGTCACTGCATTTAACATCATCACTACTTACTTCAGTATTTCTTTTGTTGAAAATATCACTTACTTTTTCTGAATTAGTATTACACGtttccttcttattctctACTTCGTTTTTAGTAGAAATCTTATCAGTTTCGATTTGTAAATTTGATTCTAACTCTTCTTTATTCTGTACAAATTGCTGTGGCTCTTCAagtaatgtataatttttgtcGCTTATACATTCCTGTTCAATGTTTGtgttttttgtaattttgttaTCATTTACTGGATGCTCTTCTGCAGAACAATTAGGGATATCTGTAGATTCATATTCCTCTAACGTATCTGCCTCAAAAACATCGTCGCTGCCATCCTCATTAGAATCGTTACTATCATAATTCGCTACTAAAGATTGTTTATTAAGtgaatttttttcagattcctttgaaattaaatttatttcactttgtacattttgtttttcagTATTATCCATATCTTCTTTTAACTTTACATCTGTATTTTCATAACTACTATTACTTATGGCCGTTTCAGATTTCTCTGTATATGTTTCAGTTATTTGTACATTATCACTTTCCTTATCATTTGTTCTACTATTTGAATCTTTTTGTTCAACAATTTCTACAGTAATAGGGGAATTATCATCCTTGTCAATTGCTGTAGAAGTATTTAGTGCACTTGTCTGATTTTCTGTGATAGGAGGTAAATCATTTTGcatagaaaaattatcttctttttttgtattttgatcattcaacaaattttcattGCAAACCGTTGATTTCTCATCATCGGGTGGTGTTGTTATCTTTTCATTAGATAGAACTTCATTAGATGAAGTTTCTTCCACCTCTTTTGAGGATTCATTAGATTCTGACATTCTGTCGTCAATTATCATATCTTCATTTGAATCTTGATCAATACAAGAACTTGGATTTTCTGATACATCATCGGCATATTCATTTACACTTTGATCCATACTagatgaataattttcttttaatgatgGTATATCGTTCGTTTCTGCAGATTtcataatagaaatattagataCTATTGGTGCTAATACATTAAATGCACTATTACTTGTTTTAGCTGAGAATGGATTTTCGATTTGTTGGGATACTATCGGTATGTTGGTATTGTcttgcaaaaatatattttgaacgGATTTATCGTTCGAACTACTTATAACAGAAGCAAAtgattctttattatattcttgCATACATGCAGAACTGCTAACAGTTTCATTGTCGATAAGGTCAGATTCAGGAATATCTTCGGAAGTATTAGTTTTGTCGTAAGAATTGGTTAAgtgtttctctttaatttcttctgaATCTCCTGAACCTTCGTCTTGCACTCCTAAATCTGACAATGCATCATTTCTTTCACTATTTTTATCATAGTTGACTGACATTGAATCAGCATCCGAACTAAATtgtcctttcattttttcagtATCAGTATCCATTGATTGTTCCTCTTGCGTATCAAATTCAGACAAATTATCGTTCTTATCGCTGTGTTTATCGTAATTTTCTCTACCTAAATCTACCTCGTCTTTTTTAAGAGCTTGAAATTCGTCAGAGACATGATCTACTTCTTGTACTCCAGCAGAGCTATGTACTTCTTGGAAATTCGGAGACGGAATTAAATCCGTAGattctatattattagtattatccTCACATGCACATTCCTGTAGATTTTTCGATTCCATTTGTATATCTTGATTCTGATCTTTATTACACGGTGACATACACGTTGTATGTTCGGTTGTATCTGTTGTTGGTTCAGATTctgttttttctataatctcatgagaaatttcttctttggAAGATTTATGTTCAGCTTCATTCTCAGAGTAAGTACTGAGTGGTTCTGTGTGTTCTTGTATGTTGTCTGATGTGTTAAGGTTGACATCCTTTTCAGGACTTGTCGATTGATAAGATCTGTCATCTATAAATTTCGATTGATCAGTTGTAGTGCTTTCACTGTGCTGTGCTGTATGCTCAGTCTTCGTATCATTATCATTCACAATTATCTTCTTATGCTGAAGATCTGGACTATTTGTTAATGATTCCGCTGTATTtaacgtaatatttatattattagtaataaagGATTGTGAAACAACGTCTGTAGACTCAGATTTTTCGGGTTTTACAATACTTTCTTCCGATTCTTCTTTGTCATTGGCATAAGCAGATTCTTGTACAGTGTTCGATTGTAAATCTTCATCTATTTGAGTAGTTGTTCTTGGTACATCAATCGCATTGTGAGCACTTTCTTCATTTGAGTTCCATGTATGACTCGAACCCTCCAGTTTCTCCCTTTTGTCATTtgcacaatatatattatgagaATCAAACGAACTGgcttttaatgaattattgttTGTTTGAGTAACATCAAATTCTTCCGATTTATATGACAAAAGTGTATCTTCTGAAGGTTTGGAAGAAGAAACACATTCATACTGTAATGTGTCAGATTTACATTGAATCGATGTTGTGACAACTTGATCCGACTGAGTTTCCAAATCTACAGACTTTGAAGTATATGAAATGCAATTTGgtccaaaaaaaaatcttggtGGCGATGCAGATTTTGGTTTACATTCGTTATCTACCTTGTGTAAAAATTCGGAATTTTGTGTAACTATGTTACTTGAATCTGAAACATTTGTAGAAACTTTTTCACTGCTTAATGAATAGGGTACAAGCATGGTATTTGTACTAGACTCCAAACCTTCTGAAGTATCGGCCTGACATGAAGATATAGAGGAATCGCATTGTATGGTTTCCAATAATTTAGAATTCTCTTTAGATTTTTTTGAATTGCTATCAATCGTATCTGTATCAGTAACGTTAGATTCTATACTATTTTGATCTAGCGTACTAACTTCATTGAAAGAATTTGCATTCATCTTCTCATTTAAGTTATCAGTGCTAGAAAGGCATTCAAAACCGACTTTTGACAAAGATAAGTCTTCGCTTGTCTGTAAAGTGTTTTCATCTTTATTGCTACATTTCTGATCGCTAGTGCCTTCTTTGGGAAAATACTGTTCCTTCTGTGATATGTCTTCTTCATTTGATATGATACTACTGTCGCACTCTGTTTTTTCTGCTGGTTTACCTACGTCCCACCTCGATAATCGTTTAATAGAACCACTTGTACTTTTCGGAATTATTTGAACGCCCAGAGTTGGTTTAAATTTTGGCTTCTCTTGTGTAGAGCCTACTACTTGACTGTCGTTAATATCAACGTTAGATTGGGAATAATTCCTATTTAACCTTACAGAGTTTTTGCTTGTCTCCATAGAAGCAGTTGAAACTTCCTTTATaagattttcttcatttaataTCTCACTTGAAGATAAAGCAGCAGTTGCTGAGTCAGCTTCACTTTTTGATTGGttgctttctttattatcagtTGACGTGTCATCACCAGGATTACCTGTTTCGCATTCAACTCCGGAACCCTCACCGTAGAAAAACATAACAGGTTCTTCTATAGGTTCACCAACTCCAGGATTGACAGCGTCGCAATCACTACCAGATCCTTCACCCTGAACCATCATTAATGGTTCTTCAATTGCTTCACTTGTTTCTTCTCTCCAACTACTATTGAGCATTGTTCTTTTATCAATGGATCCTCTAATGGGTATTACATCTGCCCTTATTCTTTTTAGAATATCAGATTGCGCATCATCCCCCTCTAATGGCCTTTTTATAGAAGTTGGACCCATTCGTAAAGCTGTTATTTTACTCGGATCTGGTAGTAACGCGTAACTTGGTAATCTATGCTCCTCTTTAGGAGGTAATCTAGCAGTGCTGTGATACGCAGTAGCAGACATTTCATAGGCTGTAAATGGCATTTGTCGTTTACTTAAATCTGCTACCATAGCATGATTACGCATCATCACTGCTCTAGCATCATAGGATAGATTTTGCACGTCTGGTTTGTTCGATTTCTTGGTACTCAAATCCATTTCTCTATGTTGAAAATTTTGAGATCTATATCCAGGTGTAGATAAATCCATGCTTTTGGTGAATTTTCGACTAGAAAGATCAATTCCCGAAAAATCCATGGGACTACTTTGTTCATTTACACTTTCCCAACCACGAGGTGATGTAGATAAATCCATACCTCTATGTCCTCGAAGTATAGCAGGTTTTTCAGGTTGACCTCTTGGACAAAAATCTTGTGGTAATCTGTCATCATCTCCATTTATTGTAGAATTAAGCATACCCCCAGATCTTGCCAGATTCTCTGCTATTTTTTCCAATGACTTTGTTCCACTTGGCTTTTCGAGTTTTTCAGCTTGCATTCTCACAAGATTTGCAGCTAATTGATCTATTGGTTTAACAGACAATTTACTGTGTCCAGATGTAATATCTGTAGATGTAAAAGAAATGCTATTTTTACcagataatttttctaaagattTCATTACAGATTCTGTTGTTTCCTCCATAGTATTATgctttttagatatatttattggGGTACTAATAGACAATATATGATTTGCGTTCTTTTCTTCCTGCACCTGTTTCAAATCTGCGATATTTACAAGTTTAAGAGGAGAAGTGATGACAGGTGTTTCTATTGATTTCAAAGGTACTAATTCTTCATTggtaattttattgatatttgatttcgttaaattttcaGATTTGACAGATTCCAGAGGCTTAGAATCGGATGCATGAGATATAATGGTTTCTTCCGATAaggttttcttttcattaattttctcagTCGGTATATGAGCACTTCCATTAGTCACTTTTGCAGTACTTACAGGTTGTATGTTTGATTTTAGAACTTGATCTTGTGCTACCTCTAAAGAATCATCTTCCTCTGTATTTTGTTTGGAACTTTCATCATTGGTTacatcttcgtcttcttcatcttcttcttcatcgtcatcttcttcatcctcttcttcctcctcctcctcctcctcctcctcctcctcttcttcttcctcttcctcttcctcatctatttcttcctcctcgttCTCAACTTCAGCATTATCTTGATCAGCGATAATAGCATTTCGTTCTCGATCATCTTCAACGTTTTCAAGATCATCTTTTTgttcatccttttcttctaAATTATCATTATGAGTGCCATTTTGTTGTATAACTTCATCTTCTTCCAAACTGGGTGATGTAGTTATTTGGCCAGTGTCTATTATAGGTTTTTCAGAAATTTCTAAACTATTACTATCTTCGTTAATTGGTATCGATTCAGCTTCACCATTTGACAGAGTGTTTATTAGATTAACAACGCCATCCCGATCTCTAGTATTGgaaagtatttatattaatgtacAGCAATATTAAATAAGAGTATTATATAAGCAAAACTTACTTAGCCACTAGTTCCCAATTTTCCTCATCTAAATCCTCCCTGTATACTCTAATATTACACTCTTCATCGAGCTGACACCAATAGGCTAATCCAGTTTTGTCCCTCCCTAATGGTTCCACACGTAACTCATCAGCTGCGAGCTTATTTACTTCATTTTTAAACTTTTGATTCAAATCGAACTGTGTTTCCAAGAGTACCtatgataatgattataatattaacagAACTATTAATATACAAGTAAACATCACAGATAATAgcaatgatataaaaaaaaatatatatgtatatcaatgtACCTTAAGTAGACGTAATTTAACAGCAATACGAGCTTTCTTGTAACCAAAACGTTCAAGTTCCCACCCATCCTGATTCGAATAAGTATGACAAAATTTGACCAATGCTCGCTCCCATTTCTCAGGAGACACTGTCTTACGTGTTTTTCTTAGTAATTTGATGTGTAAATCTACTAATTGTTGAGgtactgaaagaaaaataatatctatatgatAAACCAGTACAATTCCAATAAGaatataatgcatatatagaaaaattaaaagaaagtccTGAAAGTCAAAGACAATagaatcataaatatatcaaaagtaaaaagaactttttttatataaaagaaataaataaaatttatatccaaAACTATTActtctttaaaagaaatagtgatatttaataaatgcgCAAAACTCGGTTTATAAAAAGTCTCTCGTAAAAGAAACTATTAAATACATTGCGAAAAAGAAGGTAGAGATAACGAAAAGAGAGTAAAATGCCAAGATTTATCTAGAATCGAAATGTCAAAATATATCATGCCTATGAACAAACCGAAATGTGTCCGTAATTCGTAATCACGTGTAACCGCGATTGACAAGAAGGAAGGGAGGTGGCAGCACGGGGCAAAACAACAACACACGACGAAACGATCTCGAGGGTTTATCTGTCAAATCGGTAGTCTTTTGCACCACCcatgcaagagagaaagagacctcGTTGGTTcggagtaaaaaaagaatacgaagaaCACGAATTGCGCGCTTTCCTCGGAGAGATCCACCCAACATTACAAatggaacgagagaaagagagagagagagagagagagagagagaaagagagggggaagagatgaagaaacgaagaaaatagtCGTAGATTCACGATATAGTACAGATTAGCCACAGACCTTGTAGTTACAGTGGAGAGGGATGAAAACAGAGGGAGGTCGTGCGTATTGCGCACGcacatatgtgtatgcatgcatccatacatacgtacatcatccatccatccatctatacatacatacatacatacatacatacatacatacatacgcgtacgCAGGTATACAACCTACGAACGTATATGAATGTGTAGAAGTGGGCAGTCAAATACATAAGAGGCAATTTTCGAACTAACATTCATCTACGTCTTTACAAAGAGTTTCGTTGCGTTACTAACATCGAcagtaagaaagagaatcgtgaaaaaggaaaacaaaactGATGGAGTTCGCGCGAGACTTTTCGTCTGGCGGGGGCGGGTCGGTTATTCTCTGccccctccctctttttcatcCCACTCGCAGAGAGCATTCGTTTTGTCTCactcactccctctctctctctctctctctttctttctcccttgtTCATTCGTTCTCTTACATGAACCATGCGCGAGCGCGCGTATTATACAGAGAGACACATATACGCATGTGACAAGCATATacacagaaagaaagactCAAAGAAGAggagtagcagcagcagcagcagcagcagcacgaGCGAGCGcgagtgcgcgcgcgcgcgcgcgcatataCGTACGCGCACTACGaacgacgaaacgaaacgaacgaacgcggTGGTAAGATAGAAGGAATATACACAGATAATTTTGACTCACCTTCCTGCGTgttttcgatcatttcttgCAACCTCGCGATGTCCGGATAGACTATGCCACAGGATTTGCCGAAACACTCGAGGAAGGAGCAGATCACGGCGAAATTTGGGTCACTCGCGC
Above is a window of Vespula vulgaris chromosome 4, iyVesVulg1.1, whole genome shotgun sequence DNA encoding:
- the LOC127063174 gene encoding uncharacterized protein LOC127063174 isoform X2; translation: MASDNEASCASDPNFAVICSFLECFGKSCGIVYPDIARLQEMIENTQEVPQQLVDLHIKLLRKTRKTVSPEKWERALVKFCHTYSNQDGWELERFGYKKARIAVKLRLLKVLLETQFDLNQKFKNEVNKLAADELRVEPLGRDKTGLAYWCQLDEECNIRVYREDLDEENWELVAKDRDGVVNLINTLSNGEAESIPINEDSNSLEISEKPIIDTGQITTSPSLEEDEVIQQNGTHNDNLEEKDEQKDDLENVEDDRERNAIIADQDNAEVENEEEEIDEEEEEEEEEEEEEEEEEEEEEDEEDDDEEEDEEDEDVTNDESSKQNTEEDDSLEVAQDQVLKSNIQPVSTAKVTNGSAHIPTEKINEKKTLSEETIISHASDSKPLESVKSENLTKSNINKITNEELVPLKSIETPVITSPLKLVNIADLKQVQEEKNANHILSISTPINISKKHNTMEETTESVMKSLEKLSGKNSISFTSTDITSGHSKLSVKPIDQLAANLVRMQAEKLEKPSGTKSLEKIAENLARSGGMLNSTINGDDDRLPQDFCPRGQPEKPAILRGHRGMDLSTSPRGWESVNEQSSPMDFSGIDLSSRKFTKSMDLSTPGYRSQNFQHREMDLSTKKSNKPDVQNLSYDARAVMMRNHAMVADLSKRQMPFTAYEMSATAYHSTARLPPKEEHRLPSYALLPDPSKITALRMGPTSIKRPLEGDDAQSDILKRIRADVIPIRGSIDKRTMLNSSWREETSEAIEEPLMMVQGEGSGSDCDAVNPGVGEPIEEPVMFFYGEGSGVECETGNPGDDTSTDNKESNQSKSEADSATAALSSSEILNEENLIKEVSTASMETSKNSVRLNRNYSQSNVDINDSQVVGSTQEKPKFKPTLGVQIIPKSTSGSIKRLSRWDVGKPAEKTECDSSIISNEEDISQKEQYFPKEGTSDQKCSNKDENTLQTSEDLSLSKVGFECLSSTDNLNEKMNANSFNEVSTLDQNSIESNVTDTDTIDSNSKKSKENSKLLETIQCDSSISSCQADTSEGLESSTNTMLVPYSLSSEKVSTNVSDSSNIVTQNSEFLHKVDNECKPKSASPPRFFFGPNCISYTSKSVDLETQSDQVVTTSIQCKSDTLQYECVSSSKPSEDTLLSYKSEEFDVTQTNNNSLKASSFDSHNIYCANDKREKLEGSSHTWNSNEESAHNAIDVPRTTTQIDEDLQSNTVQESAYANDKEESEESIVKPEKSESTDVVSQSFITNNINITLNTAESLTNSPDLQHKKIIVNDNDTKTEHTAQHSESTTTDQSKFIDDRSYQSTSPEKDVNLNTSDNIQEHTEPLSTYSENEAEHKSSKEEISHEIIEKTESEPTTDTTEHTTCMSPCNKDQNQDIQMESKNLQECACEDNTNNIESTDLIPSPNFQEVHSSAGVQEVDHVSDEFQALKKDEVDLGRENYDKHSDKNDNLSEFDTQEEQSMDTDTEKMKGQFSSDADSMSVNYDKNSERNDALSDLGVQDEGSGDSEEIKEKHLTNSYDKTNTSEDIPESDLIDNETVSSSACMQEYNKESFASVISSSNDKSVQNIFLQDNTNIPIVSQQIENPFSAKTSNSAFNVLAPIVSNISIMKSAETNDIPSLKENYSSSMDQSVNEYADDVSENPSSCIDQDSNEDMIIDDRMSESNESSKEVEETSSNEVLSNEKITTPPDDEKSTVCNENLLNDQNTKKEDNFSMQNDLPPITENQTSALNTSTAIDKDDNSPITVEIVEQKDSNSRTNDKESDNVQITETYTEKSETAISNSSYENTDVKLKEDMDNTEKQNVQSEINLISKESEKNSLNKQSLVANYDSNDSNEDGSDDVFEADTLEEYESTDIPNCSAEEHPVNDNKITKNTNIEQECISDKNYTLLEEPQQFVQNKEELESNLQIETDKISTKNEVENKKETCNTNSEKVSDIFNKRNTEVSSDDVKCSDTSKNEQTSDASSKDEYREDIELHNASPLDSSSKLNNTTSTILSASSDHSHSQTFVNEKTQAEFQITSNQIVKEYVNNTQNNKSILDETTITKLQNENKASTQSVQDIDNSVLEKLDSNKNTDNTENTANLIQVQKNSGSGDMDDQTNILDHSVSVMDQQVVEKINDKDNIAKSKEMTLQVAEVLPKSQQYQGLKADYLENENEQNKFETKGNNYIDNTVNETTAVETINQSVSNTSTIKLDNDIQQASQSYETHSLAELKDSNLSDNINHTNSIANKPTVSYDISDDKSKQTDFINISNTNKDNIYNKSVINIQNTMAACAEQEQISEKKEEVLGIIRNDFKKEGNKRASDTSQVEDVPPLKSKPPYIKPFVETLSTDVKYNSQSETKMETVIEKKELKLEGNILNKVNDSLTIPPITDTYNAVMSNIDVGDNFKNDVLPKDNLDLKNKKDLSEIQNVEVKAVTVSSDDSIGADHENVFDAPSEEPDPLACTEDDTLKGLNINIGEDGTNAKIGIRVKSVSELVYEGWKLDGSETTKVSRKRRNSAQDSNSEDLGEKQEEEEEMMGGKRIKLRAKRIPDKQLRKSVEESRIVTISSEDEAVKCKIAEDNKDGSDDLTITRSIPMGRKNRGRPKGRRRRCRGGGRSRPKHSGGVNVNQTSEESPNVQLEGTPINVSSLETTPSSSQKKRKKRKMVLGLEIGRDIAPEQQEGVLQTETPVRQSRRIAQLKIKEAADRRRIEEEALTEVKEKKDTTDKKKRRKQKNESEEEVIMKEIDKDIKSKRKRKKRKKKKMLAKFNEANPWQSSSGSSSDNDIDNEDEEEEEEIETEGSLLFKSDHEFSPESDLEKDQESEPLRRARTAQKGQSDVEEADDEYACQKCGKADHPEWILLCDSCDKGWHCSCLRPALMLIPEGDWFCPPCQHNILVSKLRESLKTYDQVTKRHENEVLRKKRLAFVGISLDNVLHKNETQRVQKDLKESSQESENESSSEQSSSASSSETSSSEESEPVYQLRERRCANTYKFNEYDDMINAAIQDEVEAVQGAGNQGRGKDIATIVNAEKEEAQLHQQVEGLQMKGVDEDKNDLEQKSERESDEEYKVEKEEVDEEEEERKRVTKRLLARRKHRKLNSLDISSEDDPESDEDFKGTSSDDEEDFDDHMTSSDESSFTDSRRRGRKGDSRPVRRSTRARITTTYDPDFINDDSEESDRPKRKKSRSMWENSDSEDSDNSWRQRKKKSRTIPTSRYRTTSKVKSKKKKRRKRIIESDNQSDNEEEDEPRSNDQDASENVNAAVIQESEEPTPAKNENEENIANLENVENVENTHNTESVKVEIMENVVANADTLVPPQLDEIVAQKRKKESTPKQKKAPTIRRKIVYGGLPDDNYKQEEEEILDRRSRRRGRKINYQEATATDSEEELKKAIRKTVESEDEFVVNETDDINEDAEKDSDSDIYTPKKEATKFKNKSPKSKKPRKSKSPAAKRKTMVDGVPKPRKKPGPKPGSKNKARKQKLLMGSVIRSTDGQHLDDKDVLSHTMDNPMGELTSKMDEGLPDNVGLTGTTMSVASSFTGDVPEGSLGGLGPGELADLDDEQLEQIMMEDEEYGRRQLELAAIEIAKKKKKEEREAKKLEKARLKALEILAAERQRDPNAPEGTDGEVPKKKKRGRRSKAEIIAEQMRRGGAPALGSPGLANTSPVITPEADRTAEGHIPMMTGPDGQLFNPDGTPMKPKRRGRGKGKKTLALEAARAAEAAAKAAAEAGLLGMGTDSNPEVKSSDIPNVLPTPGSSTSGSAPSTPPASGVPTQLPPSTQANAQSVYSSLPPGQQSSVITRMLQSQPVSSNNPQSFTAAAAAMGHKYFGAPNTTGQMMTGPRTGYEMQPRGRIPSPYRQPGQSSMPPHFAAVRSGTPPMRMRVPGPQMYHTPHHPMDPSPSGGGPISISSRDRSSPLAPGPPPMIPPAAGSPLAKGGPTPPPPPPPYVRGGPPISRFTDNPMGPRHQMPPFTNASPVNHAMQQPSPPPNRPPGNFSPYHPPPPPNYHYGAYPPPPPMSTADDAAAYQGSPYPTEHFSSPADNQPQIQAPPQPQPPQSQPPQQQQQPQTHPNDPAAVANKQYDEEGTGEFGGLVSYFSSQREDDLDS